Sequence from the Pedobacter sp. D749 genome:
ATGTTTTACCGCTACACCAGATTTTACGCCCTACAAAGTAATTCAGCCGCTTATTGATTTGGATACGAGGAATGTAGCAGTGAATGAGAGCAGCAAACGCTCTGAACTGTTTAATTTTGCCAAAGAAGATGCTGCACCAGATTTAGATCTGAACGAAGTGGTGTGGAAATCGGTTAGAGGAGAACAATCGGTAATGCCGGCACCAAAACGGAGCGCTTTTGTGATTTTGGAGAAGAAGAAAAAAGATGATGACGATTAGTCGTTATTTATAATAACATTTTTAGATTAATCGTCATTGCGAGGTACGAAGCAATCTTACAAAGGTCGCTATACTAAAGCGTTAGGATTATTCATTTTTGCAGTTGTTTTTAAAGGCATTCATGAGCTCAATCGTTCGGTTATCTTCGTGCCTTATAATGATGTTTATGTAAACAACTGAATATTTATTGTTATTTTTTTTGACCATATAAGACATTTAAGAACCACATAAGCTTACATGTTCTTTATGGTGTGAAAGCCTAAAGGATTATTTAATGAATTAGATTCTCTTAGGTGTCTAAGGTGGTTAATTAAACTGCCTGGTTTTTAATTTTTTATAACCACCTTAGACATCTTAGCTCATTTGAGTTTTACAGGATGCAAATTTTAAACCTAATAAGTTAGAAAGCGCATATAGGACGTCATTCCTGTTTTTTTCAGGCCACAGACCTGATGGTTACTCGCAACGACAGATTTTTTGAGCTGCTTCCATGGTCTGTGTCCTCACAGATCATTTTATTTTTACGCATTACATCAAGGATTTCTCCTCCACAGGAGCTCCTTTGGAGCACTGCGGTCGAAACGAAGATCTGATTTAAAATCAGTTGTTAATTCAATTTCCAGTCTGGTCTTTCGAAATGGCAGGTATAACCGTAAGGGTTTTTCTGTAAGTAATCCTGGTGTTCTTCTTCAGCGTTCCAAAAATCGGCTTCAGGTACCACCTCGGTTACAATTTTGCCCGGCCATTTGCCAGAAGCATCCAACTCTGCAATTAATGCATCGGCCGTATTTTTTTGTTCTTCACTATTATAAAATATGGCAGATCTGTACGAGGTGCCCACATCATTTCCCTGTCTGTTGCGTGTGCTCGGATCGTGGATCTGGAAGAAATATTCTAATAATTTGCGGTAGCTTAAAACAGTTGGATCAAAAGTAACTTCAATGGCTTCGGCATGTGTGCCATGGTTCCGGTAAGTGGCATTGGGAACATCACCACCAGTATAACCTACAACCGTAGAAATTACACCTGGGTAATGACGGATGAGTTCTTCTACTCCCCAAAAGCAGCCGCCTGCAAGAATGGCTTTTTCAGTATTCATATATCTTTCCTTTTTTTTGATTAATAAAGATACGACGAAGATGTGTAAAAGGAAAGTAAAGAAGGGAGGCTAATTGGATGACTCCGCGGGCAAGTAACATATCAATCGATGGAACAAATAGGTGATATTCTTTTTTCCGCTCTATGCCGCGGAGGCATGGTACTTTGGAGCGCCAAAGTACCCAAAGCGCTTTGTCAATCCAGCAATGTGGCTTTTCACTGCCCCACGCACATCAAAAAAACAGCGGCACTTCGTTTTGTGTTCAATTTATATTAAACTTTGAATTCAGTGAAAAGAACACAAAGCCACTGCGTTTCAGGTTTGTTAGTGCTATTTGCATTATTGTACACCTGTTTTTTTGATTCTTCTGCCACTTGGGATTGACAGCGTTCTTCGGTTAGGCCAGTGGTTTATTAACGGGAGTTAGCAAAATGCCTAAAAACAAGACAGAATAGATGTGTTCTGATAGTAGCTGCTTCGGGCCGAGGTATAATTAGCCAAACCAGCTTTTCATTTTTGAGGTTGCAGTGTGCACAAACCTTTGTTTATAAACCCGACAGTAGCGGCAGCCTCCGATTTTTTTCTATCGGAGCTATAGCGAATGGCGGGACTGTAAACTGCCAAGAACCACAAGCCATTCGTTTCCTAATTTGAAGAAATAGTGAGTATTTTTATTTCGGTCGGTGAGACACCGACCGATAGGAGGAAAGAAGGGTTGCTGTTTAGTTGTATGGTTTAGTAGATGATGACAAATGATAGGATAAGCCGCTTAGTGTCATCCTGAGCGTAGTCGAAGGATCTTTTACTAGATCAACTTACATGATCTTATATTTCTTCTATGGTTAAACGTATCCAAGGGTCTTCGACTCCGCTCAGACTGACAAAATGTGGTAAGTGCAAGCTTATGTTTTGGAGCGCAAGGCTTCTGCAACACAAAAAGTTTTCTCCCGTTTTACGCTTTTACGCTTCGCTTCCTCGTACCTCGTTGCTGCAGGGTAAACGCTTCAACCGGTGCTAAGTGGCTAAAGCAGTATTTCATTTGTAAGGTTGCAGGGTGCACAATCCGTAGTTTATAAACCCGACAGCAGCGGCAGCCTCCGATTTTTTTCTATCGGAGCTATAGCGAATGGCGGGACTGCAAACTGCCAAGAACCACAAGCCCTCCATTTCCTAATTTGAAGAAATAATGAATATGTTCCATTTCGGTCAGTGAGACACCCGACCGATAGGATAAATTTATTGCTGTATTGTTTTATTGTTGGGATTGTCGCTAATCGCCAACCGAGAAATCCATAAAACTCACATTATTTTTACGAGCAGAGCTTACGGCAATCCCTTTATTGGCCTTATCGGTAAAGGTAAAACCTTCCAGTTCATCCAGTTTGTCGGTTTCTATCACTTTGATAACAGATTCCTGGCCGCTGGCAAGTGATCTTTCCAGATTTAGAAAGGTCAGTCGCCATTTGCGGCCTTCAATCTGGTTTTGGATTAGAACCAATATACCTTTATCTGCAATCCAGTGTAGATTTTGGACCCATGGTGAGCAGGTGAATTTTTTAAAGAGGATTCCCTTTTCACTTGTTTTATCGGCTTTTGATAAGGCTTCGGGATTGTACAATCGTACTTCGTTTGCTTTATTGCCATAATCGGCAGTGGCTACAAACCATTTGCCTTTGTAATTTACATATTCTGGTCGTGTACCCTGGATACAGGCATCATCTTCTATGCTTTTAATCAGGTTTCCATCTAATTTTCTGGTTTTTAAAAAGCCATCCCAGTTGATGCAATTAATTACCGCTTTCCAAAGAGTGCCTGCTGCATTTTGTTTAACCGAATTGCCCACAAATGTTGGTAAACCCTTATGGTAGGCTATCCCGGTAGGGTGTTTGATGATATTTTCGCCTTTAACGGTGAATTGGTATTCCCGATGCTGATAAATTAAAGAATCTTTCCGGAGCTGATATTCGCGCATTACACCTACTTCTCTGTCGCCGTAAAGAAAATAACGGCCATTCTGGTAAGAAATCCCCTGACATGCACCTAATGAGTCGATTGTAACTGTTTTCGTGATTTTTCCTTCCATTTTATTGTACCTGGCTACAAAAAACATCACGATAAGGACTAAAACAGGATTTAATGTTTTCATCAACTAAGGATCTAACGGTTCATCAAAATCGATCTGTAACGAAGAGGTATTCAAATAAAATTCTGATTCGGTATCACTTAAACGTTTTCCGTTTTTGTAAGGATAGTAGCCGAGTTCTTTTTTGCAGCGCTCGGGGAGCAGATTGGTGATATTATAACTCTGCGATTTTACGGTACAGGCTAAACCCGGTTTATCTATCGGCATACCGTACCTGAACATCAGTCTGGCACAATTGCGCAGGTTGGTGGTGGTGTGGCGGGCATGTGGTTCCATAATAATGGCACTTTCGGGGATTTGAAGCACTTCTATCAGGAATTTCTTCATTTCGTAGGCTTCACTGAATTTGGTTTTGTAAGGATGTACCCGTCCGCCCGAAACCACGATGAATGGAGCCATGCCTTTCTGGTATTGCAAAGCCGCTAACCGGCAACGGATCATTCCGCCAGCACTTAAGGCTACTTCTTTTTCCTCCGGACCAGCACCTGGAACCAGGATTACGCTGTATGGATATTTTTTCCAGTCTGTTTTTTTGATCAGGTTAATGGCGGCAAGGTTTACGCCTTTAGCCATCGGTTCGTAATCGGCGGCATCATTGCGTTCGTTCAATTCTAAAGCTTCCAGTGCAAATAACATGGCAGGTTCGAAAAAGAGCTTAGTATTGCCCTGCAGCGATAACAATGCACTGGCAGAGGTGAGTTCTGCATATTCTTTATCCCTTAAACTAAAGCTGATCGAGTCTATTTTCGGGTAATTGGGTTTCTTTCCTTCTACGTAAACACCAATTGCATAATTTATAGCACTGGCATCTTGTTCCCAGGCCTTAACTAAAAGGGCTTTGTGTTGCTCTTTGGCAAACATGGAATAACAACCTGAGGGGATCAGATGATTTTTTACCAAATCTCCCAATGAATTATTTTCTGTATAAAGCAGCGCCAAACGGTTTCCAATACGGGCTATTTCTTCATTGTTGAATTTTAAAGCGTTGGCATAACAACTAATATCTGTTTTGCAGGTTTTCACCGCTTCATTTACCTGTTTGGTTTTTGATTTATAGATGTTGCTGAACGCCGTATCTGTACTGAGCATTTTGCGTAGTGCGGGCAATTGCTGAAAAAGCGTAAGCAGGTAATAATTTTTGTATTGTACTTCGTTTCTGGTCTTAATTAATTGATAAGATTGTTGCGGTGCATCCTGTGCAGCTAAACCTGTGTAGAACAGGCAGAGCATAAGGAAAGGATAGAGGGATTTCATCGAAAAGGTTTTGGAAGCAAATTTAAAGACCTCCCATTAAAGAAACATTAAGAGGGTGTTATGCTTTAATTCCTCAATAAACCGATTTAGGTGTTGTTTAATTTGGCTTAATGTTAATTTAAAGTATACGTCGTGATTGGTGTGAAGAGTTAACACAGGGGATACATCGTGTTAAAAGTACACTCATACTTTTGTCGCCGTAGAACGCTCCGCAAATTAACCTGTTAACGATAAAGGATAAGCCTATGTAAATGTGAAAATCTACGCTTCTACTTAAAAACACAAAACCCAATTATATTTCAAAACCATTACTAAGAACAAAAAGATGACATCATTTTTTTTAACCGCAGGTATAAAAAATACCTGCCGGAAATTGCTTTTGCCTTTAGGCTTACTGGCCATTTGTAATTCAGAAGCAATAGCAGTAAACCACGGTATGCTTGCCTCAGGATTACACCGTAAAACCTTTGCTTCGGTAAGCGGAACGGTTACCGACCAAAACAACCAACCTTTACCAGGTGTAAGTGTATTTGAAAAAAAGACCAAAAAAACAACGGTTACCGATGCTAATGGTAAATACGCCATTTCAGTTGAGGATGGGGCAATTTTAGTATTCTCTTATATCGGTTACGATAACCAGGAAGTTATGGTTAACGGACGCCAAAATATTAATGTTATATTAAAAGAAAGCAGCAATACCCTAAATGAGGTTGTGGCCATTGGTTACCAGAAGATCAGAAAATCGGATGTAACCGGTGCCATAAGTAGTGTGAAGGCCAGTGAGATGAATTTAACTTCTCCTACTGTTGGTCAGGCCCTGGTGGGTAAAGTTGCAGGTGTACAGGTATCACAAACCAGTGGTGCACCATATTCGGGCACTAAAATCAGGGTGAGGGGTATCGGTTCTATTAACGCCAGTTCTGATCCTTTGTACGTAATTGATGGTTATCCGGCAGGAAACAACGTATCCATCAATCCGGAGGATATTGAAACCATCGACATTTTAAAAGATGCGGCCTCCGCAGCCATTTATGGCTCAAGGGCATCGGGTGGGGTTGTGCTAATTACCACCAAAAGAGGTGCAGATGGAAAAGGTAAATTTGAATACGATGTTCAGGGCGGAATTTCTCAGTTGGCTAAAAAAGTAAAATTATTGGATGCCAACCAGTTTATCCAATTGTTAATTGATGGAAGGAACAATGCCTATAAAGATTTATGGGTAAACTCGGGCAAAACCTGGAATGATGCGATGTTTAGCGACAACAATACTACCCGTATCGCCAATGTAGGTAATGGAAGTAGCGTAAGCATACCAGCCGATCTTTATAATTTTAGCACGCAACAGGCTATCCCTGCTGCCTATAATACCGATTGGCAGGATGAACTTTACCGCAATGCTGCTTTTCAACGCCATAACCTTTCCTTTTCTGGCGGTACCAAAGATGTAAAATACTTTTTAAGCGGTGGTTACCAGAATAACGATGGTATTGTAACCAACACCAACCAAAAGGTAACCAACTTCAGGGGTAATATTGATGGCAAGGTGAGTGAACGTTTACGTGTAGGCGCAAATATTTCATATACGCAAAACGATAACCGCGAAGTGAGGGAAGGTCGTTATGATTTAAGTCCGATGATGTCGGCTTTGATTTACCTGCCTTACCTGCCGGCAAGGGATGCCAATGGAAACCCGATCCAGTTTGGCATGGGTGCTTTATCCTCTCAATACGGTATCCAAAACCCTGAGAATCCTTTGGCTACAGTTGAACAAGTAAAAATTACCAGAAAGGGGGCTAGAAGCACCTACAATGCCAATGCTACCTATACCATATTGGATGGATTAGATTTTAAAGCCAATTTAGGTACGCAAAATTATAATGAAAAATATGATTTTTATCTGCCAACGAGCTTAAGTAATGGCAATAATCCGCCTTATTCTACTGCTTCGATAACGGCGGCGAATGCCATTGCACAAACGCTTAGTCAGGTTGATCAGCTTGGTGAGTTTACCCTACACTACAATAAAACCTTTGGTAAACATAAAATTGATGTGCTTGGAGGATATTCTGCGCAAAAAACAACCAGTGATCTGATCCGTATTTCTGCCAGTGGTTTCCAGAATGATAAAATAGGTGAAATTACCGATAAAGGTGCCGATGCAGGATTTTTGACTTTAATTACCGACGGAACGAATAAAACAGCTAAAGCTACCAACACCTTACTTTCTTATTTCGGCCGTTTCAGTTATAACTATGCCGGCAAATACTTTTTAACCGGTTCATTTCGCCGTGATGGATCATCAAGGTTTGGTCCGTTAAATAAATATGGTAATTTTCCTTCGGTAGCCGCAGGATGGAACCTTTCGGAAGAGGATTTCTATAGTAATTTTCTTGGCGAACAATCAACTGTTAAGTTAAGGGCAAGTTGGGGATTGAGTGGTAACAACAACATCCCGAATTACAGAACTGCACAAGAAATGAGTGCACCTGGTGGTGTGGTTTTTGGAAATGCGATTTCTACGGGGATCTGGCCAAATGCCATTCAGGATCCGAAGCTGGGATGGGAATCTACGTCTCAGTATAATTTTGGTACTGATATCAGCCTATTCAAAAACCGCCTAAATATCATTGCCAATTATTACCTGAGTTATTCGTATAATTTGTTGTTCAACCAACCAATTTCTGCCGTATCAGGAACTTCTTCAATCCTAACTAATCTGGCCGACAGTAAAATCCGCAATAAAGGTTTTGATATCCAGCTGGATGGAAGAATTATCCAAAAACAGGATTTTACATTGGGCCTTAGCGGAAACATTGCCGTTAACCGCAACAAAGTATTGAATATGGGTGGAGCAAGTACCATTTTAACCAATGGTGCTGAGCGTTCATATTTAACACACATTACACAAGAAGGTCAGCCTGTAGGGATGTTCTACGGATTTAAGGCTTTGGGTAGAATTACTGCCGATAATCTGGGCAAGGTTGCTCCATCAGCTTCTTCAACCAATCCGGCAAAAATCGGTGATCTGTATTTTCAGGATACCGACGGTAACGGAATTGTAAACGATGCAGACAAAACTGTTATTGGCACACCATATCCTAAATTTACCTATGGTTTTGCCTTAAACACTTCTTACAAAACGTTTGATTTAAGGGCATCTTTTAACGGATCGTATGGAAACCAGGTGTTGGATGGTCAGGATTATTACCTGTATAATTTTGAAGGTTCGGGAAACCAATATGTAGAGGCTGCCGATCGTTACAGAAACGAGGCCAATCCAGGTAGTGGCTTAAACTACCGTGCATCGCGTGCAGGTACGCAAAGTAACAGTACCCGTTTATCGTCTTTCTATATTCAGGATGGATCTTACTTCAGGTGTACCAACATTACTTTAGGTTATACCTTCCCTAAAACACTCGCCAATGCTATAAAAGTGAGTAATATCCGCGTTTATGCCAGTGTTGATAATGCCTTTACGATTACTGATTACAAGGGTTATAACCCGGAGGTTGATTATAGTGGAGGTTCTAATTTGACTCCTGGTGTAGATTATGGTAACTATCCATTGGCAAGAGCTTATAACCTGGGTATTAAACTTACTTTTTAGAATTACAGAAATGAAGAACAATATTTATACAATTTTGGCCCTTGGAGCAGTTTTAACGCTAAGTGCCTGTAAAAAAGATTTTTTAGCACAAAACAACCCAAATGCGGTTACCGTTGAAGACTATTTTAAAACTGAAAACGATGTATTGCTGGCTGTAAACGGTGCTTACCAGTCGCTGAGGAGTAGTAATACCCTGGGTGAAAACAGTGGACTGTTTACCGATGAGCGCTCGGACGATGCGGGGAGAAATGACAACCAAAGTAATGCAGGAGAACCCTTTCAGTTTAATGATTTCTCTTTATTGCCAAGTAACTCTTATTTAAAAACACACTGGCTGGCGCTTTTTAACGCGATTACCAGAAGCAACGTAATTTTAGCAAATATTGATAAGGTAACCTTTGTGACGCCTGCAAATAAGATCAATTACACTGCCGAAGCTAAATTTATCAGGGCAATTATGTATTTCGAGCTGGTAAGGAAATGGGGGCCTGTACCATTAGTTACCAAACAATTGAATAATTCTGATGAGGTTACTGCAGCAACTTTCCGTGTACCTGAGGCTGATGTTTACAACCAGATTGTTGCCGATTTAAAAGATGGTTTAAACAGTACGCTGCCAAACTTCCAGTCAACAGCGAATATCGGAAGAACATCTAAAGCAGCCATAAATGCTTATCTGGGAAAGGTTTATTTAACCATGGCGGCCACCCTGCCAAACAATAAGGCCGAAAACCTAAGCAATGCCAATACTTACCTGTTGGCCGCTTATAATATGAAAGCTTTTGGGAACCTTTCCGAAATTCCATATACTGATGTTTTTGACGTAACGAAAAAAACAACCTGTAAAGAATTGATTTTCCAGATTTCTAACAAACAGGGCGATATTAATTATAGCTCAAGCATCGCTGCCAACAACCAGGCAAAAGGAGAAACCATTAATTCGTTAAAGGTTTCTACCGGTATTGGTGGCAATGTAAAGTTAGACCTGATTAATGAATATGAAACAAGTGATTTAAGGAAAGATTTTTCTGTAAAGTTTGCAAATGATGCTACGGTAAAAGATTGGTTTATTACCAAATTCCGCGATGCGAGTGCCTTGGCAACCAATAATGGTTACGGAGGTAACGACTGGATTTTAATGCGCTATGCCGATGTAATTTTGATGCTTGCTGAAGTTAATATGTTGCAGGGAAACGATGCTGTGGCGATTCAGTATTTGGATATGGTAAGAACAAGAGCAGGTATGCCAGTTTACGCGGTTGCCAAAACGGATGCTACCTATGCCGCTAAATTTCCGACCTTAAAACTAGCCATTTTACACGAGCGTAGGGTAGAGTTTGCTTTCGAACACCAAAGATGGTTCGATTTAATCAGGAATTTTAATGCTGCAGAGTTGGTTACTTACTTAAAAGCGAAATCACAATCATCGTATGGAATTGCTAAGCTGTCTAACGTAACCACAAAAGACAGGTATTATCCTATTCCTTTTGATGAAGTGAAATTAGATCCGGTTAAAATGTACCAGAATCCGGGTTACTAAACAAGTTGTGATGTATTAAGAAGAGCGGCCTGATTAATGATCGGGCCGCTTTTTTAGTTTGGAGTTCTGGGCGTGTATTTTATCTAAGTCTATTCAATAAACTGTGCGATTGATTAAATTTTCCCCGATTTTCTCGGGAAGCGACCTTGGCAGATTTTAAAGAGCGGTCGTCATTCTCGCGCATGCCTATCGTGTGGGCATATCTCTGTTAATTTACATTTGTTTTTAGCGTAGTTACCTAGGTCGATCGTCATGCTGAATTTATTTCAGCATCTTTCCTGCTAATAGCAAGCTTTAATATCTTAAAAACTACTTTGGAGATAAATGTTGTTTTTTTTCGCTCTATGCCGCGGGGCATGGTACTTTGGAGCGCCAAAGTACCCAAAGCGCTTTGTCAATCCAGCAATGAGCCTTTTGCACAATCCTATGCGCATCAAAAAAACAGCGGCACTTCGTTTTGTGTTCAATATTTTTTTAAAAAATTTAAATCATCGGTTATGAACACAAAACCACTGTGTTTCAGGTTTGTTAGTGCCATTTTTACTGTTATGCACCTGTTTTTTTGATTTCCCCGGCTCTTGGGATTGACAGCGTCCTTGGTTAAAATCCGTGCTTTATTAAAGTTGGTTAGCAAAACGCCTAAAATACTTAAAAAAGATGTGTCGTCATTCTCGCGCAGGCGGGAATCTTAATGCAACATAAAAACCTACTAGTGCATTACGATTATTCATAAGTTTTTTCCTTTATTTAACGGCATTCATGAGCACTCCTTGGTTCCCAATCACCTCGATAGCTATCGAGGTGGGAATGACGATATCTCGCGCCCTTTCCTCTTCCCTACAATGTTTTTCTGAAAAACTGAACCCTCAGGATGACAATTTTTGAATACAAACCCAAACTCAAAACAGTGAACTGAAAACTGCTTTGCCTAAATAATATTCCGTGTAATTTTTCCTTTGATAATATAAAGTGCCAGGATATTTTTTTTGCTGACTACGGTATCGCCTTTAAAATTTGGATTTGAAGAACGGAGAATTAATTTAGTATCATCAGTATGCTGAAAAATTAGTTTTATGGTACGCAAGCTGTTACTATCTTCATCCGTCATTACCACATAAGCCTCGCCCCATTGTAAAATTTCGTAATTGGTAATTTCTTTTATCGCTATAATTTCGCCTGCGGCATATTGAGGATACATGCTATCGCCATAAACTGGTAAATAGGCCGTGCAATCGTTAAAAGGGAGATAATTTACCAGGTATTCTGCCCGCTGTTCTTCTACGATGCGGTCTTTCGCATCTGATAGGCTCATGTCGAAATAAGGAACGCCCTCTTTGCTTTCTCCAACGGCTCGTTTCTTTTTGAAAAAAGGTTCGCCAATTCCATCTTCAAGCCAGGTTAAATTGACGTCGAATTTCATTTCTAACTTATCTTTAATGGCATTAGATACGTTGACCCTTTCTCTTAAAATATCTGATAAAGAACCTTGTTGAATATTCAATGCAGCAGCAAAATCCTTTTGAGTCTTAAAATGTAGTAATTCCATTAAATTTTTTAAGCGCTGATTTTCATTCATGAGAAATGTTGATAAGTTTTATGAATTAATTATAGTTTAACTATATATTTTTTGCTAAATTCGTTAGCTAATATAATCATTTAAAAAATATACACTATGGAAGGGAACTTAAATTTTAAAAAAGAAACTGTGGCATTTATTGGTGCAATTGAAAGCTTTTTTTCAACAAATGGCGTAAGCTACCATTTAAATTTTTTAAAAAACTGGTTAATCCCTCCACAGAACGAATTCGATTTTTCGCCACAAAAGCACCCGGCACAGCTGTTGGTTTTTTACGAAAAACTGGTGCCGCTTTTCGATTATTCGGATTTAATTTTTAACCACAGTGAAACCGATACCGCATTTGTGAAAGCAATTGGGGCTGATGAATGTGGTGTAGAACGCGAAACGGTATTGCTCGATTACTATCCGAAACTGTTAAGCAGCGGAGAAATGCAAAACCCAAAACTTACCTTTCTTGATATTTTCCTGTTTTTTCAATCAGACACCTACAAGCTGGTTTACAAAGAATGGCTGTTGGCCGCATTGGAAAATAACCTCGATCTGGATTGGGACCATTATGTTGCGGAGTTTTACGAAAATACCAAAAAAATGCTGGAGGCTTGCTGGCTCATCCACGAAAGGATTATTACTAGAAATAGTTTCAAAAAGATCGATCGCTACTACCATATGGCCATATTCGAAAGTACATCGCCTTTGGCTTTCGAACAGGAATTATTTAACGATCCATTTAAAGCGATTCAATTTTTCTTTAGCCTGGATAACCTTAGCGGGCATAAAGCTTATTTAAAAAACTGGTACAAAGCTGCCCTGGCAGAAGAGCAGTGTGTGAGCGATGTGGCCGATTATTTTTTCTTCTACAACCAATTTACAAAACTGCTTAATGCGGGTTATTTAATTACGGCTAAAAAACTAACTTATCAAGGTGCCGGAGGTTTGCCCGCTGCTAAAGAGCAATTTATAAACAGCGATGCCTACCGCAAAGAACTATGTGAGGTAAATACGCTGACTGCAGTACATATAGAAAATCCTTACTTGTTTGTGGAGTCCTTTTTTATTCCCGAAAAAATTAAACAGCTGCGTTTAGGTCTCTTAGAGTGGTTGTATGCGGCTTTCAGTACCAGGAGCAGCATTAAACTAATGGATAAGGAATTTTTGTTTGAGCAGTATGAAAGCATGATGATGATTATGGAAGCCTTTTTTGTAATGATCAATACTCCTGCACTAATTGAAAATGATAAAGGAGGGTATTATGTGGAGTAAATCTTTAAACCTGGACCATGATGCGCTAAAAGATGAAAGCATAGTGCGTTTATTAAAGGGCATTACGGCTGCAGTACCTGTTCAGTATATTTATCTCCATAATAACTTTTTGGCTGGTAAGGCAGCACCAGAAATGCTGATTATGGTTTCGTTTAAACACGTGCGTATTTTAAACGAATTAACGCCGGTATTAAATATTGTGTTTAACGGGCAAATGGAATTGAGTTACCGGGTTTTCCATGTACACGAGGTGGAGCAGGAGTTACTGCAGGGAAGTTTGTTTTTTTACTATGCCACCACCGCTCAAAATTGTTTATTCAGTATTTCAGGAACTTTTCTAAACGGGGGCACACCGGAACTTGTTGCAGATCAGGTGAGCACTACGTATCAGCACGGAATTGATAAGGCCAATAAATTTTTATCGGGCGCAACATTCTATTTTAAACAGCAACATTTAGCATACTGCGCTTTTATGTTGCATCAGGTTTTCGATTTGATGTATGGGGCCATCGAAACTCTGGTAATGGGAAAGGATAAAAAAACACACCGCATTAAAGTTCATCAATTGTATATTAAACCTTATGTAAAGCCGCTTTCCGAGCTATTTAATGATAGGGAAGAAGAGGTTAGCCTGTTGCATTTGCTTGATGAGGCTTATCTGGCTGTGCGCTACGAAAACAATTACACGATCGGTGAAGCAGACGTGTTACGCTTGTTTGAGAAAGCAGATTTATTGTATGTGCTTGCAGAGCAGGTTTATCAGCGTATGATGAATAAGCATTTCGATCAACAGCTTAGCAGAATAGATACGGGGTAAGTGCTGCTGAGAAACTCTGAAGGGGTTTTCCCGAAATGTTTTTTTAATTCTGAACTAAATATTTACGATAGTTAAAACCTACCGAGTTGGCAATTTGTTTTTGTACCAGGTTATCCCAAAGCTTAAGTTGAATTTATTGTTTTTAGCTGAAAATGAATGTTCAGTATTTCTTTGGGAACAGCAGTCCCGTTATTCGCTTTATCCCGATAGAAGAAATCGGGATGCACGCTACTACCGGGTTTATGAACGGGGGTTTGTGCAAAAACTGCGAAAATTAATGTTTGCCGGCTGTACTATTAACCAGTAATAGTAATGCCTGCCCTGCCATATAGACCCGATTGGAGTGGTAGCTGCCGGCTTCACGCCGGCACTACAAACGAGCGGGAAGAAACCTGAATAA
This genomic interval carries:
- a CDS encoding RagB/SusD family nutrient uptake outer membrane protein codes for the protein MKNNIYTILALGAVLTLSACKKDFLAQNNPNAVTVEDYFKTENDVLLAVNGAYQSLRSSNTLGENSGLFTDERSDDAGRNDNQSNAGEPFQFNDFSLLPSNSYLKTHWLALFNAITRSNVILANIDKVTFVTPANKINYTAEAKFIRAIMYFELVRKWGPVPLVTKQLNNSDEVTAATFRVPEADVYNQIVADLKDGLNSTLPNFQSTANIGRTSKAAINAYLGKVYLTMAATLPNNKAENLSNANTYLLAAYNMKAFGNLSEIPYTDVFDVTKKTTCKELIFQISNKQGDINYSSSIAANNQAKGETINSLKVSTGIGGNVKLDLINEYETSDLRKDFSVKFANDATVKDWFITKFRDASALATNNGYGGNDWILMRYADVILMLAEVNMLQGNDAVAIQYLDMVRTRAGMPVYAVAKTDATYAAKFPTLKLAILHERRVEFAFEHQRWFDLIRNFNAAELVTYLKAKSQSSYGIAKLSNVTTKDRYYPIPFDEVKLDPVKMYQNPGY
- a CDS encoding XRE family transcriptional regulator, which gives rise to MELLHFKTQKDFAAALNIQQGSLSDILRERVNVSNAIKDKLEMKFDVNLTWLEDGIGEPFFKKKRAVGESKEGVPYFDMSLSDAKDRIVEEQRAEYLVNYLPFNDCTAYLPVYGDSMYPQYAAGEIIAIKEITNYEILQWGEAYVVMTDEDSNSLRTIKLIFQHTDDTKLILRSSNPNFKGDTVVSKKNILALYIIKGKITRNII
- a CDS encoding HEPN domain-containing protein, with amino-acid sequence MWSKSLNLDHDALKDESIVRLLKGITAAVPVQYIYLHNNFLAGKAAPEMLIMVSFKHVRILNELTPVLNIVFNGQMELSYRVFHVHEVEQELLQGSLFFYYATTAQNCLFSISGTFLNGGTPELVADQVSTTYQHGIDKANKFLSGATFYFKQQHLAYCAFMLHQVFDLMYGAIETLVMGKDKKTHRIKVHQLYIKPYVKPLSELFNDREEEVSLLHLLDEAYLAVRYENNYTIGEADVLRLFEKADLLYVLAEQVYQRMMNKHFDQQLSRIDTG